A genomic window from Pseudomonas alcaligenes includes:
- a CDS encoding N-6 DNA methylase: MTNTDIVQKLWSLCDVLRDDGINYSDYVTELVLLLFIKMEYEQVQNGSGFEHKLPAGARWPDLTGKSGLTLLNHYRQMLLDLGKSSDPLIAAIYADAQTRLKEPRHLDQLIQSLDGIDWFSARQDGLGDLYEGLLEKNASETKSGAGQYFTPRPLIDSIIRVIQPQPGEVIQDPAAGTAGFLIAADAYIKQHSDDHYDLNDRERAFQRNQAFVGIELVPGTRRLALMNCLLHGMEGDAEGVVHLGNALGQAGMNLPKADVILSNPPFGTAKGGGGPTRDDLTYKTSNKQLAFLQHIYRGLKPGGRAAVVLPDNVLFEAGVGTDVRCDLMDKCNLHTILRLPTGIFYAQGVKTNVLFFQKGSPDDAYQSEGCTRSVWIYDLRTNMPSFGKRTPFGAQHLKAFEDAYGTDANGTSPRAENVEGIGEQSRFRVFTREQIRERGDSLDISWLKDADSLDVSELPAPEVLAGEAMAELTEALRELDQLMQALGAGDEAEQQKRMLAEVMGLSVVQEAGDE; the protein is encoded by the coding sequence TCTGGAGCCTCTGCGACGTCCTGCGCGACGACGGCATCAACTACAGCGACTACGTCACCGAGCTGGTCCTGCTGCTGTTTATCAAGATGGAATACGAGCAGGTGCAGAACGGCAGCGGCTTCGAGCACAAGCTGCCCGCAGGCGCGCGCTGGCCGGACCTCACCGGCAAGTCCGGCCTCACCCTGCTCAACCACTACCGGCAGATGCTGCTGGACCTGGGCAAGAGCAGCGACCCGCTGATCGCCGCCATCTACGCCGACGCCCAGACCCGCCTCAAGGAGCCGCGCCACCTCGACCAGCTGATCCAGAGCCTGGACGGCATCGACTGGTTCAGCGCCCGCCAGGACGGCCTTGGCGACCTCTACGAAGGCCTGCTGGAAAAGAACGCCAGCGAAACCAAGTCCGGCGCCGGCCAGTACTTCACCCCGCGACCGCTGATCGACAGCATCATCCGCGTCATCCAGCCGCAACCCGGCGAAGTGATCCAGGACCCGGCCGCCGGCACCGCCGGCTTCCTCATTGCCGCCGATGCCTACATCAAGCAGCACAGCGACGATCACTACGACCTCAACGACCGCGAGCGCGCCTTCCAGCGCAACCAGGCCTTCGTCGGCATCGAGCTGGTGCCAGGCACCCGCCGCCTGGCCCTGATGAACTGCCTGCTGCACGGCATGGAAGGCGACGCCGAGGGCGTGGTGCACCTGGGCAATGCCCTCGGCCAGGCCGGCATGAACCTGCCCAAGGCCGACGTCATCCTCTCCAACCCGCCCTTCGGCACCGCCAAGGGCGGCGGCGGCCCCACCCGCGACGACCTCACCTACAAGACCAGCAACAAGCAGCTGGCCTTCCTCCAGCACATCTACCGTGGCCTCAAGCCTGGCGGCCGCGCGGCGGTCGTATTGCCGGACAACGTCCTGTTCGAGGCCGGCGTCGGCACCGACGTGCGCTGCGATCTGATGGACAAGTGCAACCTGCACACCATCCTGCGCCTGCCCACCGGCATCTTCTACGCCCAGGGCGTGAAGACCAACGTGCTGTTCTTCCAGAAAGGCTCGCCCGACGACGCCTACCAGAGCGAAGGCTGCACCCGCAGCGTGTGGATCTATGACCTGCGCACCAACATGCCCAGCTTCGGCAAGCGCACCCCCTTCGGCGCCCAGCACCTCAAAGCCTTCGAGGACGCCTACGGCACCGATGCCAACGGCACCAGCCCGCGCGCCGAGAATGTCGAAGGCATCGGCGAGCAGAGCCGCTTCCGCGTCTTTACCCGCGAACAGATCCGCGAGCGTGGCGACTCGCTGGATATCAGCTGGCTCAAGGATGCCGACAGCCTGGATGTCAGCGAGCTGCCGGCGCCCGAAGTGCTGGCCGGTGAGGCCATGGCCGAGCTGACCGAAGCGCTGCGTGAGCTGGATCAGCTGATGCAGGCGCTGGGGGCTGGGGATGAGGCGGAGCAGCAGAAAAGGATGCTGGCGGAGGTGATGGGGCTTTCGGTGGTTCAGGAGGCTGGGGATGAGTGA